One segment of Trachemys scripta elegans isolate TJP31775 chromosome 1, CAS_Tse_1.0, whole genome shotgun sequence DNA contains the following:
- the GGA1 gene encoding ADP-ribosylation factor-binding protein GGA1, with the protein MEPDALESWINRATNPLNKDLDWDSINAFCEQLNKELEGPPLATRLLAHKIQSPQEWEAIQALTVLETCMKNCGKRFHDEVGKFRFLNELIKVVSPKYLGSRTPEKVKLKILELMYSWTLGLPQEVKITEAYQMLKKQGIVKCDPKLPDEAPLPLPPPRPKNIIFDDEEKSKMLARLLKSSHSEDLRAANKLIKEMVQEDQKRMEKISKRTNAIEEVNNNVKLLTEMVTNYSKGETTESSEDLMKELYQRCERMRPMLFRLASDTEDNDEALAEILQANDNLTQVINLYKQLVRGEEINGETVAGPLRGSTSALLDLSGLDMPAPGPSYPALPTLLGGSMLPVPDPASAVSLLDDELMSLGLNDLAPQAGDSSGWNSFQDSSEPSLPSIPAAPALKAEAGTPAPGPSPVTSGLDDLDLLGKTLLQQSLPPESQQVRWEKQPAPRLTLRDLQNKTSSGTSVTATSSTPTLLRNISSSPAAPLPPPLEQPAAATLPRTTPTPAGAMPPPLGLPTPTSPQEISLANITVPLESIKPSSILPVTVYDQHGFRVLFHFARDSLPERPDMLVVVISMLSTAPLPIRNIVFQSAVPKVMKVKLQPPSGTELPAFNPIVHPTAITQVLLLANPQKEKVRLRYKLTFTMGEQTYNEMGDVDQFPPPESWGSL; encoded by the exons ATGGAGCCGGACGCGCTGGAGTCGTGGATCA ACAGGGCTACGAATCCTCTCAACAAGGATCTGGACTGGGACAGCATCAATGCTTTCTGTGAACAGCTGAATAAGGAGCTAGAAGG TCCCCCGCTTGCCACCCGACTTTTAGCTCACAAGATCCAGTCTCCGCAGGAATGGGAAGCCATCCAGGCCTTAACG GTGCTAGAGACCTGCATGAAGAACTGCGGCAAGCGCTTCCACGACGAGGTGGGCAAGTTCCGCTTCCTCAACGAGCTCATCAAGGTGGTGTCGCCCAAG TATCTAGGCAGCCGGACTCCTGAGAAGGTGAAGTTGAAAATCCTGGAGCTGATGTACAGCTGGACGCTGGGGCTGCCTCAGGAAGTGAAGATCACAGAGGCCTATCAGATGCTGAAGAAACAAG GAATCGTGAAGTGTGACCCGAAGCTGCCGGACGAGGCTCCcttgcccctgcctcccccccggcCCAAGAACATCATCTTTGATGACGAGGAGAAGTCCAAG ATGCTGGCTCGCCTGCTGAAAAGCTCCCATTCTGAGGACCTCCGGGCTGCCAACAAGCTCATCAAGGAAATGGTTCAGGAG GACCAGAAGCGAATGGAGAAGATCTCCAAGCGTACAAACGCCATTGAGGAGGTGAACAACAACGTGAAGCTGCTGACGGAGATGGTAACCAACTACAGCAAAGGGGAGACGACGGAGAGCAGCGAGGACCTCATGAAG gAGCTGTACCAGCGCTGCGAGCGCATGAGGCCCATGCTCTTCCGGCTCGCCAGCGACACCGAGGACAATGACGAGGCGCTAG CGGAAATCCTGCAGGCCAATGACAACCTGACCCAGGTGATCAACCTGTACAAGCAGCTCGTGAGAGGAGAGGAGATCAATGGAGAGACTGTGGCTGGCCCCCTCCGAG GCAGCACCTCAGCACTCCTGGACCTGTCGGGACTGGACATGCCAGCGCCGGGCCCCTCCTACCCAGCCTTACCCACCCTGTTGGGTGGCTCCATGCTCCCTGTGCCTGACCCAGCCAGCGCCGTCTCCCTGCTGGATGACGAGCTCATGTCTCTcg GACTGAATGACCTGGCCCCCCAGGCTGGGGACAGTAGCGGCTGGAACAGTTTCCAG GATAGCAGTGAGCCCAGCCTGCCCTCCATCCCAGCTGCTCCAGCACTTAAAGCAGAGGCAGGAACACCCGCCCCGGGCCCTTCCCCTGTCACCAGTGGCCTGGATGACCTGGATCTGCTGGGGAAGACTCTGTTACAACAGTCCCTGCCTCCAGAGTCGCAGCAAGTCCGATG GGAGAAGCAGCCAGCCCCCCGGCTCACATTACGGGACCTCCAGAACAAGACAAGCTCTGGCACCTCAGtgactgccaccagcagcacccccaccctgctccggAACATCTCCTCGAGCCCTGCGGCCCCCCTACCGCCTCCTTTGGAGCAGCCTGCCGCTGCCACGCTTCCGAGAACCACGCCTACGCCAGCCGGAGCTATGCCGCCCCCGCTGGGGCTCCCCACTCCCACATCCCCCCAGGAGATCTCGCTGGCGAACATCACTGTGCCTCTGGAGTCCATCAAACCGA gcagCATCCTGCCGGTGACGGTCTACGACCAGCACGGCTTCCGGGTCCTCTTCCACTTCGCCCGAGACTCTCTGCCCGAGCGGCCTGACATGCTGGTGGTGGTGATCTCCATGCTCagcacagccccgctgcccatcCGCAACATTGTCTTTCAGTCTGCCGTCCCCAAG GTGATGAAGGTCAAGCTACAGCCGCCCTCGGGGACAGAGCTCCCGGCGTTTAACCCCATCGTCCACCCGACTGCCATCACCCAAGTCCTGCTGCTCGCCAACCCGCAGAAG GAGAAAGTGAGACTACGATACAAGCTGACCTTCACCATGGGGGAGCAAACCTACAATGAAATGGGGGACGTGGACCAGTTCCCCCCTCCAGAGTCCTGGGGCAGCCTCTAG